From the genome of Negativicoccus succinicivorans, one region includes:
- a CDS encoding metal ABC transporter ATP-binding protein, which yields MEWAVEVEDMTVAYDERPVLWDVDMQIPKGSLAAIVGPNGAGKSTLIKAILGLLTKISGSVKFYLDGRLAVSRDDFKRIAYVPQSGSVDWDFPTTVLDVVLMGRYGHLGWFKRPGAAEREMAMDVLRKTGMEAYVDRQISRLSGGQQQRVFLARALIQEADIYFMDEPFKGVDAKTEKAIVALLQEMKSRGKTVIVVHHDLATVAEYFDWVTMINLRRIAMGPVEEVFTSEHIEAAYNARNPLRREGLHAVAAE from the coding sequence ATGGAGTGGGCGGTAGAAGTCGAGGACATGACCGTTGCCTATGATGAACGACCGGTTCTTTGGGATGTGGATATGCAGATTCCAAAAGGATCGCTTGCGGCGATTGTCGGGCCGAACGGTGCGGGAAAATCGACGTTGATCAAGGCGATATTGGGATTGTTGACTAAAATTTCCGGTTCGGTCAAATTTTATTTAGACGGTCGGTTGGCCGTGTCGCGCGATGATTTCAAGCGGATTGCCTATGTGCCGCAGAGCGGCAGTGTAGACTGGGATTTCCCGACGACGGTACTGGATGTCGTACTAATGGGACGTTACGGTCATCTCGGCTGGTTTAAACGACCGGGTGCGGCGGAGCGGGAGATGGCGATGGATGTGTTGCGGAAAACGGGCATGGAAGCTTACGTTGACCGCCAAATCAGTCGTCTATCGGGCGGCCAGCAGCAGCGTGTGTTTTTAGCGCGCGCATTGATTCAGGAAGCGGATATTTATTTTATGGACGAGCCGTTTAAGGGGGTCGACGCCAAAACGGAAAAGGCGATTGTCGCTTTGTTGCAAGAGATGAAATCACGCGGCAAAACGGTCATTGTTGTGCATCACGATTTGGCGACGGTGGCGGAATATTTTGACTGGGTTACGATGATTAACTTGCGTCGTATTGCGATGGGGCCCGTGGAAGAAGTGTTTACGAGCGAGCACATCGAAGCGGCTTATAATGCCCGCAATCCGTTGCGGCGGGAGGGGCTCCATGCTGTCGCCGCTGAGTGA
- a CDS encoding metal ABC transporter permease, with protein MSPLSDYTFRIVAAGTMLLGLASGVTGTFAVLRKESLIGDGLSHASFPGVVAAFMFLAVKDLEVLLTGAAVASLLCMAAIALTVRYTKVKFDAALATFLAAFFGVGMMLMTYVKHTDNPNQAGLSKFIFGQAATMLARDVEITAAVAAMILLLAVIFWKELKLVAFDADFARSLQLPVRMTQLVYGLMLVASIIIGLQSVGAILMSSLLIAPAVAARQWTDNLGTMAVLAGGIGALSCGIGTYASAIVKGLPTGPAIVVTASIVVLLSLLFAPGRGIIARYRVHREARRRWKEGDINVRPN; from the coding sequence CTGTCGCCGCTGAGTGATTATACCTTCCGGATCGTGGCGGCGGGGACCATGCTGTTGGGATTAGCGAGCGGCGTTACGGGAACGTTTGCCGTATTGCGCAAGGAAAGTCTCATCGGAGACGGATTGTCGCATGCGTCGTTTCCGGGCGTGGTAGCGGCCTTCATGTTTTTGGCGGTGAAAGATTTGGAAGTGTTGCTGACCGGTGCGGCGGTCGCATCCTTGCTGTGCATGGCGGCGATTGCCTTGACGGTACGGTATACTAAGGTCAAGTTTGATGCCGCATTGGCGACATTTCTTGCCGCTTTTTTCGGTGTCGGCATGATGCTGATGACGTATGTGAAGCATACGGACAACCCCAATCAGGCGGGGTTGTCGAAGTTTATTTTCGGACAGGCGGCCACTATGCTGGCGCGCGACGTGGAAATTACCGCGGCGGTGGCGGCAATGATTTTACTGCTGGCAGTCATTTTTTGGAAAGAATTAAAACTGGTGGCGTTTGATGCCGATTTCGCGCGCAGTTTACAGCTGCCCGTCAGAATGACGCAATTGGTGTACGGTTTGATGCTGGTGGCCTCGATTATCATCGGCTTACAGTCTGTCGGTGCTATTTTGATGAGTTCGTTGCTCATCGCTCCGGCGGTGGCGGCACGGCAATGGACGGATAATCTCGGCACTATGGCGGTACTGGCAGGGGGGATCGGGGCGCTGTCTTGCGGCATCGGTACGTATGCCAGCGCGATCGTTAAAGGTTTACCGACGGGGCCGGCGATCGTCGTTACCGCCTCAATCGTGGTACTGCTCAGCTTGCTGTTTGCGCCCGGAAGGGGCATCATTGCACGTTACCGGGTGCATCGGGAGGCACGCCGGCGTTGGAAGGAGGGCGATATCAATGTCCGCCCAAACTGA
- a CDS encoding metal ABC transporter permease, with amino-acid sequence MSAQTEIILIAMLAAFACALPGVFLVLRKMSMVADAITHTVFLGIVIAFLATENLNSPWLLIGATLMGCFTVWCTESLQRTRLVSEDASIGIVFPLLFSIGLILVNLYGSNVHLDTDSVLLGELAFAPFDRVRVNGADWGAVSMWVLAGICLLNTVVIVAAFKEWKLVTFDALLAAMYGFSPIWMHYLLMTLVSVTVVASFQAVGAILVIGLMIGPAATAYLLTKDLRKMLVLAASIGALSAWLGTEIAFWLDVSIAGAIAGTIGGVFLLTVIATPKSGIIARYRRLKRLRLQYGEETVLFHLLTHEGTAVQAQEAGVGTLYEHLRWKPEFADLICRRLEAGHFVRIHRGMVHLTESGRARAYRVSETLFAE; translated from the coding sequence ATGTCCGCCCAAACTGAGATTATTCTTATCGCGATGTTGGCGGCATTCGCGTGCGCTTTGCCGGGGGTGTTTCTGGTACTGCGCAAAATGTCCATGGTCGCCGACGCTATCACACATACCGTATTCTTGGGAATCGTCATTGCATTTCTTGCAACGGAAAATTTAAACTCGCCCTGGCTGCTCATCGGAGCAACGCTCATGGGATGCTTTACCGTGTGGTGTACTGAAAGCCTGCAACGAACCCGGCTGGTCAGTGAAGATGCATCCATCGGGATTGTGTTTCCGTTGTTATTCTCTATCGGTTTGATCTTGGTCAACCTGTACGGCAGTAATGTTCATCTGGATACGGACTCCGTCCTGCTCGGGGAACTCGCCTTTGCGCCCTTTGACCGCGTGCGTGTGAATGGTGCCGATTGGGGCGCTGTGTCCATGTGGGTGTTGGCAGGAATTTGCCTGCTTAATACCGTAGTCATTGTGGCGGCATTCAAAGAATGGAAGCTGGTTACCTTTGATGCGTTATTGGCGGCCATGTACGGATTTTCGCCGATATGGATGCACTATTTGCTGATGACGCTCGTCTCCGTGACCGTTGTTGCTTCATTCCAAGCGGTCGGCGCCATCCTCGTTATCGGATTGATGATCGGACCGGCCGCGACGGCCTACTTGCTTACCAAAGATTTGCGGAAAATGCTTGTTTTGGCGGCGAGCATCGGCGCCCTATCCGCGTGGCTCGGTACGGAGATTGCTTTTTGGCTGGATGTTTCGATTGCAGGCGCGATTGCGGGAACAATAGGAGGAGTATTTTTATTGACGGTGATCGCGACACCCAAATCGGGTATTATTGCCCGGTATCGGCGTTTAAAACGTCTGCGCTTACAGTATGGAGAAGAAACGGTTTTGTTCCATTTGTTGACTCATGAAGGCACGGCTGTACAGGCGCAAGAGGCGGGAGTCGGTACACTTTATGAGCATTTGCGCTGGAAACCGGAATTTGCCGATCTCATTTGTCGTCGTCTCGAAGCGGGGCATTTTGTACGTATTCATCGTGGCATGGTGCACTTGACCGAGAGCGGGCGCGCACGTGCTTATCGCGTTTCAGAAACGCTTTTTGCGGAGTAA
- a CDS encoding tyrosine-type recombinase/integrase, translating into MYIEERKSKSGRISYRAIETYVDRLTGKRRRVSVTMDKKTNATMKWATAELQRKIDEAQETKTAKNITLAELLKEHAEYRRPDVRPSTQRAHADSIKRLVKIFPDGLLISAITLPVVQRSFLKMRDLSGVTVSMTASFFKQSMKYAKRMKYIEDISFIHEMTVSGRAKTVDDVKRAREKFLTREELAEVLQKVHEIKPRYALMLEFIALTGLRAGECSGLRYQDFDGQNIDINGTITHSVPFSAKEIKTPPKTLSSFRTVALNSRAIEILNQIRIENMKDAAWNKGKYTEKGYFFTSSTGNPIRFSDINHTLRSLKLPRHITTHVFRHTHIFLLAELGVPLKTIMERVGHINPKTTLAVYSHASEQMHRDAADKLDEISM; encoded by the coding sequence ATGTATATCGAGGAACGGAAGTCAAAAAGCGGCCGGATCTCTTATCGCGCCATTGAAACGTACGTCGACCGCCTAACCGGGAAGCGTCGGCGCGTGTCGGTTACGATGGATAAAAAGACGAACGCGACCATGAAATGGGCAACCGCCGAATTGCAGCGGAAGATTGACGAGGCGCAAGAGACGAAAACGGCAAAGAATATCACGCTTGCGGAGTTATTAAAAGAGCATGCGGAGTACCGCCGCCCCGATGTTAGACCGTCAACACAGCGCGCGCATGCGGATTCGATTAAGCGGCTTGTTAAGATATTTCCGGATGGTCTTTTAATATCAGCCATTACCCTGCCCGTTGTGCAAAGGTCTTTTCTTAAAATGCGCGACCTGTCCGGCGTCACTGTCAGCATGACCGCCTCATTTTTTAAGCAGTCCATGAAGTACGCTAAGCGAATGAAATATATTGAAGACATAAGTTTTATCCATGAAATGACGGTTTCCGGACGCGCTAAAACCGTTGACGATGTAAAGCGCGCGCGCGAAAAGTTTTTGACACGCGAAGAGCTGGCGGAAGTCCTTCAAAAAGTACACGAAATAAAGCCGAGATACGCCCTCATGCTTGAATTTATAGCGCTTACCGGCTTACGCGCCGGCGAATGTTCCGGTTTGCGTTATCAAGATTTTGACGGACAAAACATTGATATTAACGGCACGATCACCCACTCCGTCCCGTTTTCTGCCAAAGAAATAAAAACGCCGCCGAAAACACTGTCATCTTTCCGGACGGTAGCGCTCAACAGTCGCGCTATTGAAATTTTGAACCAGATCCGGATTGAAAACATGAAGGACGCCGCATGGAATAAGGGCAAATATACGGAAAAAGGCTACTTCTTTACATCGTCGACGGGCAACCCTATCCGCTTTTCCGACATAAATCACACGCTTCGCTCGCTTAAATTGCCGCGCCACATCACGACGCACGTATTTCGCCATACTCATATATTTTTACTTGCGGAGTTAGGCGTTCCACTAAAAACGATCATGGAACGCGTCGGGCATATCAATCCGAAAACGACGCTAGCCGTTTATTCGCACGCAAGCGAACAGATGCATCGTGACGCTGCCGATAAACTCGATGAGATATCAATGTAA
- a CDS encoding Abi family protein yields the protein MNDKKFTTLDEQVALLKTRKLIISDEQNAKRYLLTNNYYNIINGYSKFFPHKGDEYTKHTTFEEITRLYLFDKELKQAFLKAILEIEAHLKAVFAYRFAEAYPNIPYAYLHTSSYDSTKILIVGEMISRLSKTIKKQKRFTNTSICHYIKKYNDVPIWVLVNYLNFGELRHMILCSPVSIQNKIAKDMFRFIKPQIPKASIFPPETMLSFLANINDVRNVCAHNNRLINFNCRAPVKYWPELHDTFNINLLVKQPRRDVYTVFLSTKCFLSVMEHAALHNKIRKLINGHLRNHLYSVQVNDILATLGFPPNWNLHTPKIDTTKA from the coding sequence TTGAACGATAAAAAATTTACGACACTAGATGAGCAAGTTGCATTATTAAAAACACGAAAACTTATTATTTCTGATGAGCAGAATGCTAAACGGTATCTTCTGACAAATAATTACTACAATATTATTAATGGATATAGTAAATTTTTCCCACATAAAGGAGATGAATACACGAAACACACGACATTTGAGGAGATTACTCGATTATATTTATTTGATAAAGAATTAAAACAAGCCTTTTTAAAAGCGATTTTAGAAATTGAAGCCCATTTGAAAGCAGTATTCGCATATAGGTTCGCTGAAGCCTATCCTAATATCCCTTATGCATATCTCCACACCTCAAGTTATGATTCAACAAAAATATTAATCGTTGGGGAAATGATATCACGCCTATCCAAAACGATTAAAAAACAAAAGCGTTTCACAAATACAAGTATTTGTCATTATATTAAAAAATATAATGATGTACCCATTTGGGTTTTAGTCAATTATTTAAACTTCGGGGAATTGCGACATATGATTTTATGTTCTCCGGTAAGTATTCAAAATAAAATTGCGAAAGATATGTTCCGTTTTATAAAACCGCAGATTCCGAAAGCAAGTATATTCCCACCAGAAACAATGTTAAGTTTTCTTGCGAATATAAATGATGTGCGAAATGTGTGCGCACATAATAACAGACTTATAAATTTTAATTGTCGCGCGCCGGTAAAATACTGGCCGGAATTGCATGATACTTTTAATATCAATCTTTTAGTCAAGCAACCCCGCCGTGATGTATACACCGTTTTTTTATCTACCAAATGCTTCTTAAGCGTCATGGAACATGCTGCGCTTCACAATAAAATCAGGAAATTAATAAATGGTCACTTAAGAAATCATTTGTATTCCGTGCAGGTAAACGACATATTAGCGACACTCGGGTTCCCGCCGAATTGGAATTTACATACGCCTAAAATAGACACTACGAAAGCATAA
- a CDS encoding XRE family transcriptional regulator, whose amino-acid sequence MMINENIRRIRQQRQMTLQEVADAVNVSRQTIQRYESGVIGNIPYDNIKKIAGALNVSPADIMGWSEEENNMPSLSAFSYSYVPEPISAGLPIEVSALSELPQVTVPDALLGKYARNKDIIIMPINGRSMDKIIPDGSYIAVKTNIEILDLANKDIVVFAHNGEYAVKQFFNIDGKLVFRPASTDPSFLDLVIPKADADNVLIIGKVIMYNIILD is encoded by the coding sequence ATGATGATTAATGAAAATATCCGCCGCATTCGACAGCAGCGACAAATGACATTGCAGGAAGTGGCTGATGCCGTTAATGTTAGTCGACAAACAATCCAGCGTTATGAATCAGGCGTAATTGGAAATATTCCATATGACAATATAAAAAAGATTGCCGGTGCACTGAATGTGTCGCCTGCCGACATCATGGGTTGGAGCGAAGAAGAAAACAACATGCCGTCACTTTCCGCCTTTTCGTATTCCTATGTTCCTGAGCCTATATCGGCGGGTTTACCGATTGAAGTTTCCGCTCTTAGTGAATTACCGCAAGTCACTGTGCCAGACGCACTGTTAGGCAAATACGCTCGCAACAAGGATATTATTATCATGCCCATTAATGGCCGATCCATGGACAAGATCATACCTGACGGTTCATATATCGCCGTTAAAACAAATATAGAAATTCTCGACTTGGCCAACAAGGATATTGTTGTATTCGCCCACAACGGGGAGTACGCCGTCAAGCAGTTTTTTAACATTGACGGAAAGCTCGTTTTCCGTCCCGCAAGCACTGATCCCTCCTTTCTTGACTTAGTCATTCCGAAAGCTGATGCCGACAACGTGCTGATCATCGGAAAAGTGATCATGTATAACATCATCTTAGATTAA
- a CDS encoding helix-turn-helix domain-containing protein yields the protein MAINTNALRGKIAEHNLTQKDVADELGITPKTFYNKMKRGKFDSDEMLQLSVILNLNKSDAANIFFPQLVT from the coding sequence ATGGCAATCAATACAAACGCGTTGCGCGGCAAAATCGCTGAGCATAATTTGACGCAAAAAGATGTTGCTGATGAATTGGGCATTACGCCGAAGACTTTTTATAACAAGATGAAGCGCGGTAAGTTTGATTCAGACGAAATGTTGCAACTATCTGTGATTTTGAATCTTAACAAATCAGATGCGGCAAATATTTTTTTTCCGCAACTTGTCACTTAA
- a CDS encoding DUF6173 family protein, which produces MSENVEKSPVDLFARIRDYQLADWTYECLVKTINEFEAELNDDEISALTVAMFSNKPIIVDSIGFKNPNIIVFYGHFENGSKVDLVVHQSQLNLCLIPVKRQDTSVPRRKIGFVPDTSSPQDSV; this is translated from the coding sequence ATGAGTGAAAATGTTGAAAAATCGCCCGTTGACCTATTCGCACGGATTCGTGACTATCAATTAGCTGATTGGACTTATGAATGCTTAGTTAAGACCATCAATGAATTTGAAGCAGAATTGAATGATGATGAAATTTCAGCCTTAACAGTTGCCATGTTTTCAAATAAACCTATCATCGTAGACTCTATAGGATTTAAAAATCCAAACATCATTGTTTTTTATGGGCATTTTGAAAACGGCTCAAAAGTTGATCTCGTTGTGCATCAATCTCAGCTAAATCTTTGTTTAATCCCGGTAAAGCGCCAGGATACATCTGTTCCACGACGTAAAATAGGATTCGTTCCAGACACAAGTTCGCCGCAAGATTCTGTATGA